In Calditrichota bacterium, the following are encoded in one genomic region:
- a CDS encoding aminotransferase class V-fold PLP-dependent enzyme, producing the protein MKRRQFIQSMGLMTGGLLLQKKAALSAAPKKIDTALANATDESEFWQVVREQFVFPKDYYYFNTGGIGATPSLVMHEVQASTNEQQIHPRPGYDHEKWLEIKESAKKLINNRKKEEIALVGTATEGINIVLNGLPLKKGDEIISSTHEHAALHVPLLHNLHRHGIRVKFFDPDFSNGLGNVDRIEKLITRKTRLLFISHVTCTTGQLFPVKEIGELARAKKLWFALDGAQAVGEVPVDVADLGVDFYAFSGHKWVLGPKRSGIFYVREDLLDTLQPTVVGAYSDGGFNVRTGEFKLNPTAQRYEYATQNEALFHGLGKAIEFVTTIGLERIHQHNRKLAERFYAGLQNIPEVELLSPEEEKYRTSLISFKIKNRNFREVGKYLVGRQFRVRVVPEADLEGIRVSLHVYNNENQVDMLLDEIKKYVRK; encoded by the coding sequence ATGAAAAGGCGACAATTTATTCAATCGATGGGTTTAATGACCGGTGGACTTTTGCTGCAGAAAAAGGCTGCCCTGTCCGCCGCGCCGAAAAAAATAGATACAGCGCTCGCTAATGCAACGGATGAGAGCGAATTCTGGCAGGTTGTGCGCGAGCAATTTGTTTTTCCCAAAGACTATTACTATTTCAATACCGGCGGCATTGGCGCCACGCCAAGCCTGGTTATGCACGAAGTTCAGGCCAGCACCAATGAGCAGCAGATACATCCCCGGCCCGGATATGACCATGAAAAATGGCTGGAAATAAAAGAAAGTGCAAAAAAACTAATCAATAATCGCAAGAAAGAAGAAATTGCCCTGGTGGGCACAGCCACAGAAGGCATCAATATTGTGCTGAATGGATTGCCACTGAAAAAAGGCGATGAAATTATCTCTTCCACTCACGAACATGCTGCTTTGCACGTGCCCCTGCTACACAATTTGCACCGACACGGAATTCGCGTGAAATTTTTCGATCCTGATTTTTCAAACGGATTGGGAAATGTCGATCGGATAGAGAAGCTTATCACCAGAAAAACAAGATTGCTCTTCATAAGTCACGTGACGTGTACGACGGGGCAGCTTTTTCCTGTGAAAGAAATCGGTGAATTAGCAAGGGCAAAAAAACTGTGGTTTGCTCTGGACGGAGCACAGGCAGTAGGCGAAGTTCCTGTAGATGTAGCGGATTTGGGTGTTGATTTTTACGCATTCAGCGGACACAAATGGGTGCTGGGCCCTAAACGCTCAGGAATTTTTTACGTTCGCGAAGATTTGCTCGATACGTTGCAACCAACGGTAGTCGGTGCTTATTCAGACGGCGGTTTTAATGTGCGCACCGGGGAATTCAAATTGAATCCCACGGCGCAGCGGTATGAGTATGCTACGCAGAACGAAGCGCTTTTTCACGGATTGGGCAAGGCGATAGAATTTGTCACAACCATTGGCCTGGAGCGAATTCATCAGCACAATCGGAAGTTGGCGGAAAGATTTTATGCCGGTCTGCAAAATATTCCCGAGGTCGAGTTGCTTTCTCCGGAGGAAGAAAAGTATCGCACAAGCCTCATTTCTTTCAAAATAAAAAATCGCAATTTTCGTGAAGTCGGGAAATATCTGGTTGGTCGCCAGTTCCGCGTGCGCGTGGTTCCCGAGGCGGACCTTGAGGGAATTCGTGTGTCACTTCACGTTTACAATAATGAAAATCAAGTGGACATGTTGTTGGATGAAATCAAAAAATATGTAAGGAAGTAG